From a single Anoplolepis gracilipes chromosome 3, ASM4749672v1, whole genome shotgun sequence genomic region:
- the LOC140663858 gene encoding venom protease, which produces MWSSVIVSISLLCIIIPTTQSQGLCQNPQGQPGICINIRNCQVLLNLLQSNSQDPAVGNFLRASVCGFEGRDPQVCCPNVINGGNTGNTGNTGNNLEGDQGRSEITNTVYGPLYPPDCGFSNASLRRIVGGEPASLGAWPWLTALGYRNSRDPNVPRWLCGGALISTRHVVTAAHCVHGRDDLYKVRVGDLDLNSDYDGASPFEDFLEWKVVHPDYNPTSHTNDVAVLKTTRDVPFTLMLHPICLPVDDFNRQRNLESTYPFIAGWGSLYFRGPTSSRLLQTQIPVRTEQECKTAFRNFKGNVIDSRVLCAGFARGGKDSCQGDSGGPMMSPNPRDNKYYYIVGIVSYGFRCAEPGFPGVYTKVTAFLDFITSQLV; this is translated from the exons ATGTGGTCTTCTGTCATCGTATCCATCAGTTtactatgtataataataccaACGACGCAATCTCAAG GTTTATGTCAAAATCCGCAAGGTCAACCTGGTATATGCAtcaatattagaaattgtCAAGTTTTACTCAACCTTCTTCAATCGAATTCTCAAGATCCAGCAGTAGGAAATTTTCTTCGTGCTTCCGTTTGCGGATTTGAAGGTAGAGATCCTCAAGTTTGTTGTCCTAACGTCATCAATGGTGGAAATACGGGTAATACAGGAAACACAGGCAACAATTTGGAAGGGGATCAAGGTCGTAGCGAGATTACAAATACTGTGTATGGTCCTTTGTATCCACCTGATTGCGGATTCAGTAATGCATCGCTACGAAGAATCGTTGGTGGTGAGCCAGCTTCGTTAG gTGCTTGGCCTTGGCTCACCGCTCTCGGATATAGAAATTCAAGAGATCCAAATGTTCCGAGATGGCTTTGCGGCGGCGCTTTAATTTCCACTCGCCACGTGGTCACTGCCGCACATTGCGTACATGGACGGGACGATTTGTACAAAGTACGCGTTGGCGACTTGGATCTCAATAGCGATTATGATGGAGCGTCTCCCTTTGAGGACTTTCTCGAATGGAAAGTAGTGCACCCTGACTACAACCCCACGAGTCACACAAATGATGTAGCTGTCTTGAAGACGACTCGAGATGTGCCTTTTACAT taatGCTTCATCCCATTTGTCTTCCAGTAGATGATTTTAATAGACAGAGAAATCTAGAGAGTACGTATCCTTTCATTGCTGGATGGGGATCTCTTTATTTCC gtgGACCCACAAGCAGTCGGCTTTTGCAGACACAAATTCCTGTACGTACAGAACAAGAATGCAAAACAGCGTTTCGGAACTTTAAAGGAAATGTAATAGATAGCCGCGTTTTATGCGCCGGTTTTGCTCGAGGTGGAAAAGACTCCTGTCAG GGCGACAGTGGTGGACCAATGATGTCTCCTAATCCTCgagataacaaatattattatattgttggAATAGTATCATATGGTTTCAGATGCGCAGAACCAGGTTTTCCAGGAGTATATACAAAAGTTACAGCTTTTCTTGATTTTATCACGAGCCAATTAGTGTAA